From the Penicillium oxalicum strain HP7-1 chromosome V, whole genome shotgun sequence genome, one window contains:
- a CDS encoding putative peptidoglycan-N-acetylglucosamine deacetylase: MQHFLISFLAITSAATLSSAVPILSIAPSPQSILTARPLPTRRETQLPYGKVIDRCIVSGTIALAFDDGPYIYTEHVLDLFAEADVHATFFLNGDWKGNIYDYSHVMNRTLAEGHQIGSHSWSHLNLTTVPYQTILSEMYHLEQAFSDILGFIPTYTRTPWLHVNDLVLSAMADLQYHVIGASIFTDDKTNDASDRTGRSLEMFREGLKQGGSILLAHDSQKYTAEKLVGDMIQEVKRRKLHGKRI, translated from the exons ATGCAGCACTTCCTCATCTCATTTCTCGCCATCACCTCCGCGGCAACGCTATCCTCTGCGGTCCCCATCCTTTCCATAGCTCCGTCACCACAATCCATTCTTACTGCACGACCTCTGCCTACCCGCAGGGAAACCCAACTTCCCTACGGCAAGGTCATTGATCGCTGCATCGTCTCCGGAACAATCGCCCTAGCCTTTGACGATGGCCCCTACATCTACACAGAGCACGTCCTCGATCTGTTCGCCGAGGCCGACGTGCACGCAACGTTCTTTCTCAATGGTGACTGGAAGGGAAATATCTACGACTATTCTCATGTGATGAATCGGACTTTGGCAGAAGGACACCAGATTGGATCTCACTC ATGGAGCCATCTCAACCTCACCACTGTGCCCTATCAGACCATCCTCTCAGAGATGTATCACTTGGAGCAGGCCTTCTCAGACATCCTTGGTTTCATCCCAACGTATACGCGGACCCCCTGGCTGCACGTGAACGACCTCGTGCTCTCCGCCATGGCAGATCTGCAGTATCACGTCATCGGCGCGAGTATTTTCACCGACGACAAGACGAACGATGCTTCCGATCGAACGGGGCGGAGTTTGGAGATGTTCCGCGAGGGATTGAAGCAGGGTGGGAGTATTCTGCTTGCGCACGATTCGCAAAAGTATACGGCAGAGAAGTTGGTGGGGGACATGATTCAGGAGGTGAAGAGGCGGAAATTACATGGTAAGAGAATTTGA